The nucleotide sequence CGCACGGTTTTGCCCTTTCAGAGCTCGTGAGTTCTAAAAGGCAcctctgagggtaagggagaTCTGGTGGatttatgagcccttggttcccatACTCTTCAACCAATATGGGACTAAATAACTTTATCAGTGCTCCCTCATGTAGGGGAGGGGAGCCAAGGTGCATGGCTCGGGAGCGTGTTTGCTCAACCGAGGTGCAGgcctcgggccctccttctagcgccaatctgataaGGGACAATTTGGTTGGTCGATCATTAGTGCAGCTTGTAGGCTTACGAGGAATTGCTCGTTTTGAGTGGTGGGTGTAGCCGTACGGTTTTGCCCTTTCAGAGCTCGTGAGCTCTAAAAGACGCCTTTTAGGATAAGAGATACCCGGTAGACTTATGAGCTCTTAGTtctcatactcctcaaccaatgtgagactaaatgaccttatcacTAATAAccctgaaaattatttttttgttattatcctATTAAACATTTGAAATCATGATGATCTTATTCAGACTATTTTAAGCTTTGTACCTTATCTAGGCAACATAGTTAGGATTACATCCTCTGCTTTCAAGTAGGTGAATAAGAAACACAATAATTTTCTGAAACCTGATTGTATCAGGTTATTTATCTGATTAAGTATGTTATTATTGATAACATAATCTGTTCTAACTTAATGTCCTCTTGTGTCTTTTGATAGGCAGCATTGGAGCATGTTGTGTGATGTGGAAATTGTTATGTTAAATGGCTTAATGCCTTGGGGGAACAACCATTTGATTCCGCGTGGGTCTTTGAGAGAACCACTGGGTGCACTTTCTAGAGCGGATATCATTGTAGTTCATCATGCAGATTTGGTATGTATCTGTGATCTGTAAAAGTTCTGCCTCTAACGTGTACTTGGTTTGAGGTGGAGAAGAAGCCTCCTAAGAGCTAATAATTTTTCCAAGTTATATTTAGTTGAAGAAAGATAGACAATAGTTTAAGCATGAGCTTTAGAGGCTTACATCCACATGTACTTATAGGTTACAAGCCTCATTCTCTTACTAGACTCCTAACTCAACTTTGTTCGAACTTCACATTATAAAATAAGAAGCTGAAAATACTTTAAAATTTCTTCCTGTTAATATGTGTCGCTGTCAACTTTGTCCCACAACCTTCATTGTGGTTGCCTACTGCCAGGAAAGGCCTGAGTGCCCTTTCTGCTTACTTTTTTTGGTCTCTATTGCTTACCAAGCTTGCATTAGATTGCAGATACCTTTTTCAGCCTTAAGTGAAGCTTCATTGACTACTTTGCTCTTTGCAGGTATCTGATGGGCAGCTTAAAGTCATAAAGTCAAAGATGCAGACTGTTGATGCATGCCATGCGGTATTTTTCACTAGATTGGCACCATCACACTTTTTTGAAGTCAAGAATCAGCACTCAACATTGCCACTCAGTGTGGTGCTTAACAGGGTTGTACTGTGTGTTTCTGCCATTGGTTTTCCAAATGCTTTTGTCCAGGCAGTTGGGAAGGTTGTCCGATATTTTCACTTTGGTTCAATTGGGGTGttcaatataaattaaatattattttgccAAATATTTAGTATATTCTAAACATGTAACAAAAGCATTAATGTTTATTTATTGTTCGAAGTTTCTTTTGAAGTCGTATTCGTTAAACTATCAGATTAAGTAACTCCTGGTTGCTGTATTCTTTTTTAAAGTTCTCGCCTGTCTTTTGCAGATTGGGCCATTGCTTGTTGATAGGTTAGACTTCGGTGATCATCACTCCATTCAATTAAATGTGAGTATCTTTTTTTCCTCCCACTGTTGCTGTAAATATGTATCTGTATGATTTATTTTGTCAGTTGCTGAAGAATTGGTGACTTGACAAAAAGTAATTAGCATCTGCTAGAGAATCTATTGAATGTTAAAATTATGAAAGACTTCCAGGTGGTTTTCTCCATATATGGAGGGCTACTAAAGCAAATCATATGGGGAAACCTACCAAATAATGAATTGACTATATGATGAAGAAACCAGGAATTAGTTTTTTATTATGAAGTGGTACATATAATGGAATAACAGCCATACTGCATGATACATGTTGGTACTTATTCCAAACCCAATTAATTGGTAACTAATCAATCTTAAACGGGTTAGGCTGGAATGGGTACCCAAGAAACCTTACCTGCTGTCATCTCTACCCTCCATCTTTCTATTTCCACACATCTCTCTTTTTCAATTTTCTCCAATTTTCCATTTTTAGCCTGTGGCTTTGTCTTGGTATTTTAAAATTGTGTGAAACCTGATATTAACTCATACATGCAATCCTTGGTATATGTTATATGCAATAAGATGGAGCAGCATAACAACATGTACCTTCTTTAAAATCCTTTTTTAGGTTGTTAAAATTCTGGACTACAGCAAGAGTTTTGTAAAGCTTGTAATAGGCATTAAAGAACATTGCTGGTGCATTAACAAAATAATGAAAAGGTGAGTTTTATGCCATCCATGTTTATGAAAAGACAAAAAGGTTGCTATGAAAGATGTTCTGATCTTGTCTGCAGCTCCATTCCACCAAGTGGGATTTCCTATTTCCAAAAGGAAAGTTGTCCTCCAACTGACCTAATATATTATACAGTGAAGGATTCACCAGAATAGTCCTGGTTGGACTCACACCAGTCAGATGAAACCATCCGtgaattttttttcttgcaaAGATCAATGTTTATTTCATATTCTCTTGGCACATTGTACTAAATAAATTTATGTAGCCAAGTAACTGAAGGTATATTAGCATTATGTAATCAAACCACAATTTCATTATTTTACTTAAGCTCATATTTCACGAACGAAGTTACATAATGGAAGATAATGCATTATATGACATGTGGtactataatttaaaaattgctgGGCATTGCTATTTTGGATGTTATCCAGTATCTAGGTTGTATGGTTCCAGAAGGTCATGTCATCCATCAGCTAGTGCTAATTGTTGTTTTCTGTGACCTGAGCATTGTGCCATGTGATTCACATCAAGCATTGGATTGTGTGGACACCTTCGTGTGCACAAGATTATAGGAAAGTTGTTTGACTAAATATGCTTTTCTGCATGAACATGAATGCTTGGCTTGTGAGTAGAACTCAGGACCTGTTTGGAATCATTTCTTTTTCCTGTCAAAAAACAGAgttgaaaaatatcattcataatgaTTGCTATTTCTTCTGACACATGATACTGTTTCAATTATTTCTGGTagttaaaaaaaaaggatttttgcTTCTGAAAATAACAAAAGTGTGACTTGTGAGTCATGAGTGGTATTGGTCTCCTAGAAAGACAGTTCATACTTATCTTCTCGGTCcagtccatatatatatatatatatatatatatatatatatatatatatatatatatatgtttaccgAACTGTAGAATTGTTGTGGGACTTCGACCATTTGACATGTGCTGAAAGATGCTAATCCTAATATTGATTGGCTACTATTATTTTCTTTCATGAAGTACTTAATGTAGGGATGAGATTACTTCCGTAAGATAAAATATCTTAAATCTTATTTTTGCAAGCATGGAAAATATGTGGCATAGTTTCAGTTAAAGCGATTAGTTTTATTTGCTTGTTACTTTATATGTGGTTCATCTGAAGGCTTGTTGAATCTCCAAATATATAGGATATTGAGATGATCAAAGAGAGACTTGGCAAACTCAAGGATAGATTCAATACTGAAGTTGTTGCAGTGGTGACGGAAAAGGTATCATTGCAATTTTGATTTACTTTTTTAGTTTTTAAAATCATTCATGGGAGACTACTCAGAAGGTTTAAGAAACACAAAGAATTGAATCAAAAGCTTAAACTGTCATTTGTTTCATTACTTGGTATCAACCTGGGTATTGGATTATTTTTCTTCTGGTCAGGACTATGATCGTGATGCACTAATTTTAAGGGAGATACACAATTTTGATGTTCTGGTCCTGTGTTCTTCTTTTCAAATCATGCCATCTTACGGACAGGGAGAGGATACCTTTAGGAGGAAGCTCAAGGAGCTGATAATTTCAAAGTTTGGAGGATGAAACATGTTTTTGCTCAAGTTTTCTTCTCTGTTATGTCTCAGCTGAGTTAAATCTCAGTAGCACCCATTCCCTCTGCCGGCAAGGACATTCCCTCTTTATGATCCTCTAGCTTGGCCGGTCCTCTGCACACTTGGTGCAGCTCTTGTCCTGGTGGCGGTCtctaaacaagaaaaagaaaaaaaagagcaaAATATACAATCGTTGTAATTTAATTTCTTTTTACTGTTGATGTAATTTAATTTCTCGTTGTAGTCATCTAGTGGAATGGTTAAAAGAATAACATCAAAACCTGAACCTGGTAATAAATTGGTATTGAATTGCCTGAGTTATTTCCTAAAGATCAAAGTTCGACAGCCTTTTTTGTGTGACTTGTGTTACCCAGGTTTGCGATAAGCAGTGATAGAACTCCATTCATCCAAAGAACCTCCATCATCACAACTTGGAACTCCCCAGATTTATTATCGTCTGATGTTTTGTGAGGCTTTTTAGCGTGTCAGAGTTTTCAATCACCACATGTGAAAGTGTTCCGAGTCAGATGTGCTGCGTACATCACATTGATGAATGTTCGTGGACCTGTCTGTTTCTATTGTCGGTGAGTGATCTTATCGTCCAAGGCGTTTTACACACAACACGagtggaggggaggggaggggaggggaggggaggggaagaAGATAGCGATTCTGAAAAGCGATTAACTAAGCCTAATACTAAATAAGGCAGTTAATCCACCTGAGGCCTGAGAAAATTAAGAACAAGCTGCTGTGTCGCACCAAGCAAACAACAGTTAATGTTAGGCTCCCAACAGAAGAAACTTGAATAGCCCAcaacagccacagccacagccacagccacagccacagcgaTTTATTTGGCAAGTGTAACAACACCTCGCGTGAAACCATTAATTAATTGATTGCTTCTCCTATGCCAGACAGCAGAAGCATCACATCGATAGCTTTCACATCTCAATCGTGGCATTAATACAAGTCCCTTGTCATCGGTGGTGGTTTCCTATTACTCGTTCATACTTACTGTCTTTTACATTCGTCCTTTGCCATGATCAAGAAAGTAATAATACAttattagttagttagttagttagttaaacTGCTAAAGCAGCAACACGAATGTTGCCAATAAAACGGGTTCAATTACAAGTTGGAGTATTTctattagcaaaaaaaaaatgtattgttAGTTTTACATTTCTTATGTCGAAAAATTGTTATGTGAACAAAAATGTATTTACATGCTACACATTTCTTGTACTTTGACTAGACTAATATATCCCTAGTCGTCATCTTAATTTGACAAGAAATTTGGGCATGGGACAAATGGTCCCATCGAAGCTACAGTAATATAACTCTGGCTGGtcgtctgctgctgctgctgctgctgcagaacCACACCCCGAAGTAgcaaaagaaagtaaaaaaagtcGAAGCAAAACAAGAAGAACAACGTCGGTAAAGGCTCCGGTCGAGCCCCACCAGCTCCAGTGGTGATAGATAGGCAGGACAAAGGCTGCATCGATGCTCTGAAGCTTGGCAAGAAGCACATGGAAATGGTGTTGGTCACCCCACAGAGAGATGAGATGATGATCCCGAAGAAGTTTAATGCACCCCCCAACAAACAAACCCAAGGCGAGTCACACCTCTTGACTCCACCAAATCATTGTGTCTGTGTGGTCCACCAGGTCCTTCCTTCTCTTCCATCCGATACATCATTGTTGAGGTCTCTCCTTTGCACAACTCCCTACTCGGTATCTTTCTCATTTCCATGTTCATTCTTTCACTCATCTGAATAATGCtcctgtgagagagagagagagagagagacaaaataTATGACGGATGACTATTAGGCAACTTTACTGATGATGTCTTCTTGGCTCTATTCAGATCATTCAGAAGAAGGAAGGATCATCCACATACTCAACTATTTATAATATCCCTAAatgcttccccctttttctttgtGGACTCCTAGTACTTTGTCTACATGCATTAGACTCCTAGTTAACAGCAGACATATGACAGATGATTCCTAGGCAATTTTACTGGCTACAGCCAATATAAACGTGTACTGCCTCGAGACTTGTTCATGTCGATGTGGTTCTCTATCAGCTTCGCTTCCTTCATCCTCTACTCTTTCAACATCACCACGAAAAGTTCGCGAGCGGAGAACTACAGCGGAAGAACAACTCTATTACGACTCGGATGAAAGGAAAACCTCATGTTTCTCCCCTCTGTTTCCGCAACTACTCTTGCCTCCATCCTCGGACAATCCGAACTTTGCATGACACGTAGCTCGCGGCAGAGACGCCGATGAACATCGGCGATACTGATCTGTTTGAGTTCGCCGCCCGTCGTCGAGGAGGAAGAACGAGCACAGGATGAGATAGATCTGAAAGGGAGCGGTTGATGACATGGGAGGTATTGGCGTGCCTCAATCTGAAGACACGGCCGGATAATGTGCTCGAACGGGCCTTGTCTTTGGATTGAGCCGCGTCAATATCTCCCTCCGTCATACACTCACGTCTGAGGTACGCTTTCactttctttcttgttgaaagaaGAAGCCTTTTTTTCTGCTATCTCAGCTACACAGATCGATCTTTCTTCTCCTTTGGGCATGTCTTTTAATGCTTTTGACTATGAAACAACGGATTCTCTTCCTTTAAGATTTATCCGAGTAAAATACTTTGGACGCCATCTCTGCAATCATTCAAAACTACGACCTTTGGAAGAGAACACAAACCATACAAAGTTGGCATTTTTAGCTTCCTGACAAGGAAAGCATGTCTTCAGGGTCCGATGATGCCTGCGAGTCAGCAGAAGAAAGATTCCTCTACTTTATCGCTCCCATCAACCCATCACTTCGTAGTAAATGCATAGATTAGTACGGGAATCTAATGGGGAAACTCACAAGGACATGATCATGGGTGTTCCAATCAGCTCATCACTTCACCTGAAGAAGGCCTATCAACAACAACACAATATTAATTAAGCTTGGAGCTAAGGAAAGCCACCAAAGTATTTGGGCAGAAATTATGCATCGAGTAGAAATTTCCAGTACTCGTCCGGCGGTGCATGCAACCCAAAATCTACATCAGCTCAGATTTTTTTTCTTGTCCAACAATGAGTTACTGGTGCATGCTGAAAACTGGAGatttcgttttctttctttttacctTTTTGTTCCTGAGATCGGTGGTTAGGTCAACCCTGTAAAACTTGTGGGGGAAAAGAATGGTAATGAAATCTGAAGAATCATACTTGGGATGAGAAACTTGTTTTTCATTTTCTAGGATCAGTACTCCCACACACTTTTCttactttgttgattttttccacAAATCTTTTACTACTACTTCCAAACAAAATTTGCATTCTCCATTCTTATTAGGtaacaaaaaaatcatgattatggTAAATGCGTTGATCTCGATTAATTTCTAAAAGAAATCTAGTtagcttgatacaaaatcttgatTTTGTTTTCCAAATGGATCACTTTAAATTGTTGTTATATTGAAACCTAATTTGGTGTGTGCTTGAACGCACGTGCGTGCGCACGCATGCACGTGCgtgcttgtgtgtgtgtgtgcatgtgtACGTGTAAATCGTAATAGCTAACACGTTGGATCTCTTACGGTTGCCATTTGAAGATCCATGTAAGACTCAGATTGCAAGAAAATAATGGCACACAATTCTTATTGCTGCACTCTTTTAGAAAACACCAAAGCTGAAGATAGATGAATCAATGTGAAAGAATAATAGGATCAAGTTTTCTTGATGGGATTAGACAATGTAAAACTTACAAGGAACTGGAAACAGGATGTTCATATCCTTCATTAGAGAGAACCCTTTGAGCTTCTAGGAGAGCATTCATCAGCATAAATTTTCGACAAATGAACCTTGATCGGGCCTTGTCTTAGTAATGTATGTAGGAAAATTTCTTTGGAGATATTACAGAGTTATATCCATTGGAAAAGAGCCTAGAACTCGAAGAAATGTAACAAATTCCTGCACAAGCAAAACTAGGTTAATGGAGTAACACAATGAAGACCTTTACCTTCCAACAAGAGTCATCATAGACTAAATGGTGAAGGTGCCCTCACTTGTGCACAACTGCAGTCTCAACTGTTTCTCAGTGAATAATAACATGAAGAAGGTGATAGTTTATGCTACTAAAATGATTTTATCAAATCTTGACTAGTGATTTGTTTACAAGTTTACATTCATGACTCCGCTGAAATGAGGAAAAAAAACAACTTGATAAATgtatgaagaaaaatgaaaagaccATCCTACATCTGAACTTATTAGTCGTGTCATTAAACACTAAGCAACAAAAAAAGGGTTTAGCaatgaagaaacaaggaaagaagTAGAAGTTTATCTTTCAAGATCATAAATGATCAAAATTGTCTGCTTAATTCAATATAATATGATATCATTAGATGATGAAATCTTCCTACTTCAAAATGACCAAGACGGACATAAATGGTGAAGGTGTCCTGAAACTTCTGCAGAACCGCCGTCTTAACTGTTCCTCAGTGAATAATAACATTAAAAAGGTTATCGTTTGTGCTAAAGAATAATCTAAAGATGAGTGTTACACTTTTTTTGGGTATTAGGTTAATGCTTTGATATTTCCCACCAGCAATCATTTCCTTCTATTCTAATTTGTGTTTTCGTAAAAGCTGTTGTAATCTATTAATTTCATCCCCTAGCTAATGTTTTCTTTAAAGGATGACCTCATGTCCTTGGACCTAGAAAATGTACCAGGATTTCCAAACTGTTCTTTGGTATGACTTCACACAgactagcatatatatatatatatatatatatatatatatatatacatatatattctgaaatatttataAGTACAGGTAAATGTTTTTCCAATTCACTAATCCCTGGATAAGTAGACAAGCTCCTGCAGGAAAATGTCAGCGGCGACAACAACTTGACAGGGGTTTTCATTGTGATTTCTCAAAAGTGTAAGAACTAAAGTAAGACAGAGAAGTAGGCTTTTTTTTTCTGACCTGTAGGTTGGACAAGGCATTTTGTGCACGGGGCTCCGCCATGGATGCTTCAAAATCAATGTAGAAAAGATAATCAAAGTACCTAAGATGAAAGTTACCACTTAAACCATGGCATACGTACCAAACATTTAATAGATACAATAGTTATGTGTAACCAATTATTTTCccataatcataataataattacattAAGATGGTAGAGTTGTAAGTACATGCACTCAATCTGCAagaaaattggagaacaaaaaaggaaagagaatGGAGAACTTACTTGGCAGTACCATGATCTGTATAATCAACAAACCTCAGAGGGCGTTTACGTTGTGGCCTGCTCTCTATCTACaatttgcaataagaaaaatgcaATTAACTCTAACAAATTAGGTAAGCTCTTTAGGCTAGAAATATTGATCTATATGTCAGACCTTTGTCAGATTTATATTTCTAAGAGCAAAAACTGCCAATGCTTTATACAGTACCCCAGAACCATCTTCAAGAGTGAATACAATGCTTGTCTGAAACAATTAGCAAAAGAGTTTGTTTTCATATCACTCCAACAGATAAAAATAAGAGGAAGCAAGTCTGTTGACTACCTTAAAAGGACAGCCAATCCTTGGAATTATGGGTTCCCGAGCCAGAATCAGAAAACGTGTAATATTAAAAGAGATGTCCTGCCATGTTTGTTACAAAATGTTACCATGAACAATGAGAACTCAGAGCAGCTAGAGATGGAACGGCTGGAGGACTCAAAATTCTGAATCAACAGGAGATTGCTATATATGCTAAAATTAACTTGAAAACTATATGTTGAATTATATGGTATGAAGGTGTAATTTGATGGTGAAGCATAATCGACATATATATCTGGCATTAATGATAATCTGATTAAAAAGAAAAGGACGTAACCAATGCACGAGGCTTCCGCCAATGCAGGGTCTAGAGAGGGTCAATGTATGTAGTCTTACCTTGAAATATTTAAAGAGGCTATTTTTGTAACTCGAACCTTGTACCAAGGCCCACCCTCATTAATGATAATTTGATTGCTAATCCCAAACTTAGGGAAGTGCAGCCTTAGATGTAAAATAAAGATCCCAAGTAAACGACTTCCCACATGTATAAATTACTAGTGTTCTAACCTATTACAATTTACAAGCA is from Musa acuminata AAA Group cultivar baxijiao chromosome BXJ3-8, Cavendish_Baxijiao_AAA, whole genome shotgun sequence and encodes:
- the LOC135644983 gene encoding probable tetraacyldisaccharide 4'-kinase, mitochondrial isoform X1, coding for MEALKRAVIRVAATPDGRLQELPFLQRSLLLPLLSFASSLFRLSVALRRRLYRFGLLPRHRLPVPVISVGNLTWGGNGKTPMVEFIARICVEAGIPPLILTRGYASGDEAKMLERHLSGTSARIGVGANRTAVAASIFERHGYMKFENTLYSKKLSNPHEFGSASENGKVGVAILDDGMQHWSMLCDVEIVMLNGLMPWGNNHLIPRGSLREPLGALSRADIIVVHHADLVSDGQLKVIKSKMQTVDACHAVFFTRLAPSHFFEVKNQHSTLPLSVVLNRVVLCVSAIGFPNAFVQAVGKIGPLLVDRLDFGDHHSIQLNDIEMIKERLGKLKDRFNTEVVAVVTEKDYDRDALILREIHNFDVLVLCSSFQIMPSYGQGEDTFRRKLKELIISKFGG